From Rhodovastum atsumiense, a single genomic window includes:
- a CDS encoding aspartate aminotransferase family protein, protein MQIPARPNDLASFWMPFTANRQFKKAPRLFVAADRMHYRTDDGRSVLDGTAGLWCCNAGHNRPKIVEAIRRQAGELDYAPAFQMGHPKAFEFANRLVAIAPDGFDHVFFTNSGSESADTALKMALAYHRIRGEAQRTRLIGRERGYHGVNFGGMSVGGIGGNRKMFGQLLPGVDHIRHTHDPARNAFSRGQPEHGAEFADELERLCALHDPSTIAAVIVEPMAGSTGVLIPPKGYLERLRAICDKHGILLIFDEVITGFGRLGTPFAVDHFGVRPDLFTIAKGMTNGVVPMGGVFVTGKVHDAFMSGPEYMIEFGHGYTYSGNPIACAAGIGTLDTYAEEGLLTRGAELAEYWADALHSLRGLPHVIDIRNLGLIGAIELEPIPGDPTKRAFSCFLDAFEHGLLIRTTGDIIALSPPLIIEKPQIDELFGKLADVLKRAA, encoded by the coding sequence ATGCAGATCCCTGCCCGTCCCAACGACCTCGCCTCCTTCTGGATGCCCTTCACGGCAAACCGGCAGTTCAAGAAGGCGCCGCGCCTGTTCGTCGCCGCCGACCGCATGCACTACCGGACCGATGACGGGCGCAGCGTGCTCGACGGCACCGCGGGGCTGTGGTGCTGCAACGCCGGCCACAACCGGCCGAAGATCGTCGAGGCGATCCGTCGGCAGGCCGGCGAGCTCGACTACGCGCCGGCCTTCCAGATGGGGCATCCGAAGGCGTTCGAGTTCGCCAACCGTCTCGTCGCCATCGCACCGGACGGCTTCGACCACGTCTTCTTCACCAACTCCGGGTCGGAATCCGCTGACACGGCGCTGAAGATGGCGCTGGCCTATCACCGCATCCGCGGCGAGGCGCAGCGTACCCGCCTGATTGGCCGCGAGCGCGGCTACCACGGCGTCAATTTCGGTGGCATGTCGGTTGGCGGCATCGGCGGCAACCGCAAGATGTTCGGCCAGTTGCTGCCCGGCGTCGACCATATCCGCCACACCCATGATCCGGCACGCAACGCGTTCTCGCGCGGCCAGCCGGAGCATGGCGCCGAGTTCGCCGACGAACTGGAGCGGCTGTGCGCGCTGCATGATCCCAGCACGATCGCCGCCGTGATCGTGGAGCCGATGGCGGGATCGACCGGCGTGCTGATTCCGCCGAAGGGCTACCTCGAGCGGCTGCGCGCGATCTGCGACAAACACGGCATCCTGCTGATCTTCGATGAAGTCATCACGGGATTCGGCCGGCTCGGCACGCCCTTCGCGGTCGATCATTTTGGTGTCAGGCCGGACCTCTTCACCATCGCCAAGGGCATGACCAACGGCGTCGTTCCCATGGGGGGCGTCTTCGTCACGGGGAAGGTTCATGACGCCTTCATGAGCGGCCCCGAATACATGATCGAGTTCGGGCACGGCTACACCTACTCCGGCAACCCGATCGCCTGCGCCGCCGGCATCGGCACGCTCGACACCTATGCCGAGGAAGGGCTGCTCACGCGTGGCGCCGAGCTCGCGGAGTACTGGGCCGATGCGCTGCATTCGCTGCGTGGCCTGCCGCATGTGATCGACATCCGCAATCTCGGCCTGATCGGTGCCATCGAACTCGAGCCGATCCCGGGGGATCCGACCAAGCGGGCTTTCTCCTGCTTCCTCGATGCCTTCGAGCACGGCCTGCTGATCCGCACGACCGGCGACATCATCGCCCTGTCGCCGCCCCTGATCATCGAAAAGCCGCAGATCGACGAGTTGTTCGGCAAGCTGGCCGATGTCCTGAAGCGCGCCGCCTGA
- a CDS encoding ABC transporter substrate-binding protein translates to MVTKPSRLRVFAASLVSAWLAASCLTTAKAETTVTAVMHAPLRALDPVISTAYIVRNYGYLVYDTLLARDSKGNVKPQMASWTVSPDGKTYTFTLRDGLAWHDGTPVTAEDCVASLGRWSKVDKLGQIMASLLTEMKPVDAKSFTMTFSVPTEIGLMALSKPSGVAPFMFPKAVAATPVSQAITSTIGSGPFRFVTAEYKPGVQASFVKNTAYVPRPEPADGLAGGKVVKIDKVVWTTMPDPMTAVNALLGGEIDMIEQVPHDLLPLVEGNPGFTTVVFRKQGSQNLARLNWTQPPFNNPKIREAALLALGQQPLLDAQVGSGSKYAETCPAVFGCGSRYASSYGADRTVKAQPAKAKALLKEAGYDGKPIVLLHATDLATLAPMGPVFAQQLRNAGFTVQMLSMDWASVVARRASKAPAAEGGWNVFSTTNVLPDVADPLGFIGVAAGGDSAWFGWPNVLEIEAARAKLARTADAAEATKIGQEIHKLVIDNVVMIPMGEFYSVTALSKKVAYQVDAEAPVFWAMSKSAGR, encoded by the coding sequence ATGGTCACGAAGCCATCCCGCCTTCGCGTCTTTGCGGCGAGCCTTGTTTCCGCCTGGCTGGCGGCCTCCTGCCTCACCACGGCGAAAGCCGAGACCACCGTCACGGCGGTGATGCACGCCCCGTTGCGGGCGCTCGATCCGGTGATCAGCACCGCCTATATCGTGCGCAATTACGGCTACCTGGTCTACGACACCCTGCTGGCGCGGGACTCCAAGGGCAACGTGAAGCCGCAGATGGCGTCCTGGACGGTTTCGCCCGACGGCAAGACCTACACCTTCACGCTGCGCGACGGACTGGCCTGGCATGACGGCACGCCGGTCACGGCCGAGGACTGCGTGGCCAGCCTCGGGCGCTGGAGCAAGGTCGACAAGCTCGGCCAGATCATGGCTTCGCTGCTGACCGAGATGAAGCCGGTGGATGCCAAAAGCTTCACCATGACCTTCTCGGTTCCCACCGAGATCGGCCTGATGGCACTCAGCAAGCCCAGCGGCGTCGCCCCCTTCATGTTCCCCAAGGCCGTCGCCGCGACACCGGTCAGCCAGGCGATCACCTCGACCATCGGATCCGGTCCGTTTCGGTTCGTGACGGCCGAGTACAAGCCCGGCGTGCAGGCCAGCTTCGTGAAGAACACGGCCTATGTACCGCGACCCGAGCCGGCCGACGGCCTCGCCGGCGGCAAGGTGGTCAAGATCGACAAGGTGGTCTGGACCACCATGCCCGACCCGATGACCGCCGTGAATGCGCTGCTCGGCGGCGAGATCGACATGATCGAGCAGGTGCCGCACGATCTGCTGCCTCTGGTCGAAGGCAATCCCGGCTTCACCACGGTGGTCTTCCGCAAGCAGGGCAGCCAGAATCTCGCCCGCCTCAACTGGACCCAGCCGCCCTTCAACAACCCGAAGATCCGCGAGGCCGCCCTGCTCGCGCTCGGCCAGCAGCCGCTGCTCGATGCCCAGGTCGGCAGTGGCTCCAAATACGCCGAGACCTGCCCGGCGGTGTTCGGCTGCGGCAGCCGCTATGCCAGCAGCTACGGCGCCGACCGGACCGTGAAGGCCCAGCCGGCGAAGGCCAAGGCGCTGCTGAAGGAAGCCGGCTACGACGGCAAGCCGATCGTCCTGCTGCACGCCACCGACCTTGCCACGCTGGCGCCGATGGGACCGGTCTTCGCCCAGCAACTGCGCAATGCCGGCTTCACCGTTCAGATGTTGTCGATGGACTGGGCGAGCGTGGTGGCGCGGCGTGCCTCCAAGGCGCCGGCGGCCGAAGGCGGCTGGAACGTCTTCTCCACCACCAACGTGCTGCCTGATGTCGCCGATCCGCTGGGCTTCATCGGCGTGGCTGCCGGCGGCGACTCCGCCTGGTTCGGCTGGCCGAACGTGCTGGAGATCGAGGCTGCCCGGGCGAAGCTCGCCCGCACCGCCGATGCCGCCGAAGCCACGAAGATCGGCCAGGAAATCCACAAGCTGGTCATCGACAACGTGGTGATGATCCCGATGGGCGAGTTCTATTCGGTCACCGCCCTGAGCAAGAAAGTGGCCTATCAGGTCGATGCCGAGGCACCGGTGTTCTGGGCCATGTCCAAGTCCGCGGGCCGCTGA